The genomic stretch AGGGACTCTCCGAGCTGACGCAGCCAGATCGGAGAGGGAAAGAGGGGCTCAGGGCTGGGGGAAGCACTGGCCCCGAACTACCCAAGTCCCGAGGCACCCCACAAGGACAATtaggaaaagagaaagataCACAAGAAATACCTGTCAAGTGAGAAGGCTTGCTACCCCCACGATAGTACTAACGGGAGTGTGAATATAGACCTGATACGCATCGCTGGACCATCTGCCAAGTGTCTTGATGAGGTGATCTGGTAAGCCACGAGAGGCTGCTGAAGTAGCAGCGCCAATGCGGAAACTATGACCGGTGTAGCAACCAGGGACCCCAGCGGCGGAGAAGACAGATTGAATATTGGATGTCAGCCATTGGCGATGTAGAGGGGTGCCATCAGAGAGAAGGAAGAGTGTGCCAGGAGTTGAGCCACGGACGTGTAGATACTGGCTAAGGGCGCGTACAAGGCAGAGATCACGTTTACCAGCACCAATGTAAATATGGCAACCTTGGAGAAAGGGGTCTGTCTTAGAGCACTTAATATGAATCCTGAAGCTGCTTGGATTGACTAGGGAATCTGCTTGGACATCACTGACAGCAAGGTGGATGTCAGGATTGAGGGGGGAGTTGACAGTGAACTCACCAGCGCGTAAGAAACCATAAAACCCGAGACAGCAGGCAGCCCACAGCATTGTATGGTTGTAGTCAGAGAAATTCAAGGACTGGAAGATAATGTGCATCAGCTCGATTGTGATGGGTTGGCGCTGACGCCTGTTTGAGCCTTGGTGACGTTTGATACCCCGCAACTCATGCTGTAACCGAAGTCAACCAACCAGCGAAGAAGGATGACCGTCCTCAATGTGAAGGGACCGGATTGCTGAAAGGTAAACCTGTATGGATGAATGGTGGAGAGTATCAGCAAAATGACAGCAGAAAAGGATGAGCATGTCTTCACTGGCTGGAAGAGCTGATCCCGAAGGAGATAGGCTATTGTCCTGAACACAGAAATCCAAGAAGCGGCGTTGGGCCGAAGCATAAATTTTCCTATTAGAAGGGGCAAGACCCTGAGTCAAATAGAAGTGGCATTTATCTGACGGCGAAGTTCCAAGTCCGAGAGGAGCTGCTGCGGAATCTGGGTTGGAATGGAGTCTGCATGAGGGGCTAGGCGGCGAAAGCGCTGAGACTGAAAGCGAGACAGGGAGTCAGCAATGGGGTTAGACTTCCCTCTAACTGGGGAGGCAGTGAACGAGAAGGAGTGACGAGCTGCCAACAGGGACAGATAGCGAACCTAGGACATGATGGTAGGGGCTCTTGAAGTGTTATCTGACAGGACGTTGACCCGTTTGGAGGCCCACTAGGGACCCCAGAGGTAAGCTGCCACGACGATAGGGAAAAGTTCCTTGTACTCGATAGACGGAGAGAGCTGTGTTGGGAGCCATGCACCAGAAAACCAGTGACCCTGGGAGACTGGTCCGTAACCAAGAGCCCCAGAGGCATCTGAAGAAACCTCGAAGTCGGGAAGTGGAGCCCACTGGGGGTACTGAAGGAAGCTGCAACCATTCCAAGACTGGAAAAACTCTTGCCATGCACTTGGCTAGGTCAAGAAAGAACTCTTGATGGAGACGAATCGGCTGGTCATCGCCTCGAAAGGCACATAGCAGGTTGATCATTCGGCGAAAGAATGAGCGACCTTGGGGTACGACCTTGCAGGCATGCTGAAGGTGACCTATTAGAGACTCCAGTTCCTTGCGTTTAAACCAACGCTTTTGTGACCAGTCCTCCAACAAGGCAGTTATCCTATCAAATTTGTGCTGAGGAAGGCGTGCCAGCAGATTAAGAGAGTCCAGTTCAGTGCTCAGGATGGTTAGGCACGTCGATGGCCCTTCTAGTTTCTCTGGATGGAGGGGAATGCCAAGCTTAGAAAAACAGTCAATTGACCTGTCGACATTGTGTTGACAGACAGAGGAGCCGGCAGGGCCAAGAGTGTGGAAGTCATCAAGGTAATGCATCAGGAAGGTGACATCGTAGTTTTGCTTGGCCACCCACTCCACTAAATCTGCTATACATCTGAAGATATGTGGAGCTGACCTGACACCGAAAGGCAGGACCATATCAACATTAAAGGCACCACGCCATTTCATACCCAGCAACTGGCGATCTTCTGTATGGACTGGCACAATACGGTATGCATTTTGCACATCAAATTTCGCCATAAGGGAACCCCTCCCCAGCCGCATTATGCCCGCAATAATGTCATCTACCTTCATGTACTGCAGAGAATAATCCTCGCCCACAATTTCGTCGTTGACATTGTGGCCCGCAGGGCTAGACAGGTCCAGGATAAGACGCTATTTCCCAGGTTGGTGGCGTTTGGGGATGACGCCCGAAACGACTCACCTGGAGGACAGGAAGGGGAGGCTGGGAGAAGGGGCCCGCCACCCTGCCTGTTTGAACTTCCGAGTGCACTGTAACTGTCGTTGACCTGAAGGTTTAGGAGTGCTGACGCCATATTCCCCGTTGCCGACTTCAGGGAAGTACTGTAATTGAAGCCTAGGTGAAAACCATCGCTAAGGCCTTGGACcacgtatgcaaatttttctgggtTAGGATGATGAAAGAGTTCATGCTGGAATCTATCCACATTAATGGAAGTAAGCTGAGAAACTGGTCTTAAAGGACAAACAGATGGAGAACACAACGAATAACTGGAACTTGGCAGACCCTGCTGCGGAGAAGGTAAAACAAAAGGAGAACGCAACTTTAACGCTGAAAAGTTACCATGAGAACCAACGTGAACAGAAACAAAACTATTTACAGTTGAATTGGCTTGAGGTGGCCTAGCGGCGGCGGTGACCCCCTTTGACTGAGAAGGGGAGCGGGACCGTTCTCTCCTTGCGGGCCGGTGAGGAAAGTGGATGCGGGGGTGGTCCCCATGGCACGATTCACAGGAGTGACGAAACCGGAAGCGACCAAAGGGCCAGCGACAGCGCCCATTGTTCCAGGAGTGGCAATACTGGCTAGACCGGGGGTTGCCTTAAGACCCGAGAGGCTCTGTTAGTGACGAGGCAGAGGAAGTTGAGGAACCTGAAGCAGCTGAAGTGGTAACCGGAGATCTGGTGTGAAAATTGTAGAGGTCTGGGTGCATGCGAGACCAGTCGGTTGAACCTGAGGCTGCGACTTCTTTTCTGAAGGCGATGTCGTAGTGGAACCACGATTTGTCAGAAAAGCGCCTTGCTGTCTGAATAATGAGTAACTTGTACTAATTTAAATCTTTCCAGCGAGAGGGTAAGGTGTGGCAGAGAATCATAGAAAAGATTGTGAAGGCTTCTTTCCAGGTGACGATGTCTGCGTTTTCGATGACCCGTTTTTTAGACCCTGATACCACCAGGTTTTCCCTCCAAAAACGCTTGGGGTTCGCTTTCTTGAGCTCGGATATTGTCCGGAAGTAGGTCGGCCAAGTCTACAAAATGCCCTGCTGTAATTTTGGAAACCAGCTTATACGGGACTCGAGCATAGTCAGGACCCACCACAAATGCTTTGTTGAGGTTTGGAAACGTAGAGGACTCAGTT from Porites lutea chromosome 1, jaPorLute2.1, whole genome shotgun sequence encodes the following:
- the LOC140923758 gene encoding uncharacterized protein, which produces MLWAACCLGFYGFLRAGEFTVNSPLNPDIHLAVSDVQADSLVNPSSFRIHIKCSKTDPFLQGCHIYIGAGKRDLCLVRALSQYLHVRGSTPGTLFLLSDGTPLHRQWLTSNIQSVFSAAGVPGCYTGHSFRIGAATSAASRGLPDHLIKTLGRWSSDAYQVYIHTPVSTIVGVASLLT